One genomic region from Sulfurimonas sp. hsl 1-7 encodes:
- the mnmG gene encoding tRNA uridine-5-carboxymethylaminomethyl(34) synthesis enzyme MnmG, which translates to MEYDVIVVGGGHAGIEAAFAAARMGNKTLMVSMLAENVGATSCNPAVGGLAKGHLVRELDALGGEMGLITDEAGIQFRILNQTKGPAVRGSRAQIDMDKYRVIARNKVLHEPNLDLVQETVESLIIEDNEVKGVVTQLLNEYRAKKVIITSGTFLNGVIHIGETKQVGGRFGENASVGLSASLKEAGLTMDRLKTGTCARIDSSTIDFSVMEEQGGDELPNPFSFRTDREEFRKTKKQLPCFIAYTNEETHNIIESNFYRAPLFTGQIEGVGPRYCPSIEDKINRFRDKDRHHLFIEPQTADNTEVYVNGMSTSLPPDVQRDMIHSVKGMENAKIVRYGYAIEYDFVDPRELKHSLETKKIKGLYLAGQINGTTGYEEAAAQGMMAGINAGLSLQGKEPLVLRRDEAYIGVLIDDLVTKGTKEPYRMFTSRAEYRLLLREESADTRLSHYGHELGLLDDETYAKVQKKDQEIKEGYKLLEETRFTPNKEFNALLDSMGEEPIKDVSTAQQLVARKSFDIEKMIKIVPELDKYDEYIKEEILVEGKYARYIEKQSEEIEKMKKYLKIKIPDNFDFTKVSGLSKEIQEKLATFNPPTLQAAMNISGITPAAIEILHIYIKMEAKKQ; encoded by the coding sequence ATGGAATATGATGTAATCGTTGTCGGTGGTGGTCACGCAGGTATAGAAGCTGCATTTGCCGCTGCTCGTATGGGAAATAAAACTTTAATGGTTTCGATGTTGGCTGAGAATGTTGGAGCTACTTCGTGTAACCCTGCCGTAGGTGGACTTGCAAAAGGACACTTGGTTCGCGAGCTAGATGCTCTTGGCGGTGAGATGGGGCTTATCACTGATGAAGCGGGTATACAGTTTCGTATTTTAAACCAGACAAAAGGGCCTGCAGTTCGCGGTAGCCGTGCTCAGATCGATATGGACAAGTACCGTGTGATCGCTAGAAACAAGGTACTTCACGAGCCAAATCTGGATCTTGTACAAGAAACGGTTGAGTCTTTAATTATCGAAGATAACGAAGTAAAAGGTGTGGTTACACAACTTCTAAATGAATACAGAGCAAAAAAAGTGATCATCACTTCGGGAACTTTCCTAAACGGTGTAATCCACATCGGTGAGACGAAACAGGTTGGTGGACGTTTCGGTGAGAATGCATCTGTGGGTTTAAGTGCATCGCTAAAAGAAGCTGGGCTTACTATGGACAGACTAAAAACGGGAACATGTGCGAGAATCGACAGTTCAACGATCGACTTTTCGGTAATGGAGGAACAAGGCGGGGATGAGCTGCCAAATCCTTTTTCGTTTAGAACAGATCGCGAAGAGTTTAGAAAAACAAAAAAACAACTTCCATGTTTCATAGCTTATACAAATGAAGAGACACACAACATCATCGAGTCAAACTTCTACCGTGCACCGTTATTTACAGGTCAGATCGAGGGTGTAGGGCCGAGATATTGTCCATCTATTGAAGATAAGATCAACCGTTTCCGTGACAAAGATAGACACCACCTTTTCATAGAACCACAAACTGCGGACAATACGGAAGTATATGTAAACGGTATGAGTACATCGCTTCCGCCAGATGTTCAGCGTGATATGATCCACTCTGTAAAAGGGATGGAAAATGCGAAGATCGTACGTTATGGATATGCTATTGAGTATGACTTTGTTGATCCGAGAGAATTAAAGCATTCACTTGAAACAAAGAAGATCAAAGGGCTTTATTTAGCGGGTCAGATCAACGGTACGACTGGGTATGAAGAAGCGGCGGCTCAAGGGATGATGGCAGGTATAAATGCAGGACTTTCACTTCAAGGAAAAGAGCCTTTAGTACTTCGTCGTGATGAAGCGTATATCGGTGTTTTAATTGACGATCTTGTAACCAAGGGTACTAAAGAGCCGTACAGAATGTTTACGTCTCGTGCAGAGTACAGACTTCTTTTACGTGAAGAGAGTGCAGATACAAGACTTTCTCACTACGGGCATGAGTTAGGTCTTTTAGATGATGAAACATATGCAAAAGTACAAAAGAAAGATCAAGAGATCAAAGAGGGGTACAAGCTTTTAGAGGAGACTCGTTTTACTCCAAATAAAGAGTTCAATGCACTTCTAGACTCTATGGGTGAAGAACCGATCAAAGATGTTTCAACGGCACAACAACTTGTAGCGCGTAAAAGCTTCGACATCGAAAAGATGATCAAAATCGTTCCTGAACTTGATAAGTATGACGAGTACATCAAAGAGGAGATCCTTGTTGAGGGGAAATATGCCCGCTATATCGAGAAACAGAGTGAAGAGATCGAGAAGATGAAAAAATATCTGAAGATCAAGATCCCTGATAACTTTGACTTTACGAAAGTAAGCGGTTTAAGCAAAGAGATCCAAGAGAAACTTGCAACATTCAACCCGCCTACATTACAAGCTGCAATGAACATCAGCGGGATTACACCTGCAGCTATTGAGATACTTCACATCTACATTAAAATGGAAGCTAAAAAACAATAA
- a CDS encoding tetratricopeptide repeat protein, with protein MIQNAHNAYNAKDYETAFKLYSDLAEQGDPNAQASLGYMYQMGQGCEQNDAKALEYYTKAADAKQPYGLFNLGILYANGLGGVEHDQFKAHELFMEAAIREVPQAQYETALMLERGLGCVQNYSEAAFWYEEAAKRGHLEAFNNLGSLYKDGQGVAQDDARCFICFSRAAEGGLAQGLYNLGLLYDQGIGCEQDHDKALDYCRKAAYKGHERAKEIIKGLQEDGKIVF; from the coding sequence ATGATACAAAACGCACACAACGCTTATAATGCAAAAGATTATGAAACGGCATTTAAACTATATAGTGATTTAGCAGAACAAGGCGATCCAAACGCACAGGCATCACTCGGGTATATGTACCAGATGGGACAAGGTTGTGAACAAAACGATGCAAAAGCACTTGAGTATTACACAAAAGCGGCTGATGCAAAACAACCTTATGGACTTTTTAACCTCGGTATTTTGTATGCAAACGGTTTAGGCGGTGTTGAGCACGACCAATTCAAAGCACACGAGCTTTTCATGGAAGCTGCTATTCGTGAAGTTCCACAGGCGCAATACGAAACGGCACTTATGTTAGAGCGTGGTCTTGGATGTGTTCAGAACTATTCAGAAGCGGCTTTTTGGTATGAAGAAGCGGCAAAACGCGGACATCTAGAAGCTTTTAACAATCTTGGCTCACTCTACAAAGACGGTCAGGGTGTTGCGCAAGACGATGCAAGATGTTTCATCTGTTTCTCACGCGCTGCTGAGGGTGGTTTAGCACAAGGGCTTTACAACTTAGGTCTGTTATACGATCAAGGGATCGGGTGTGAACAAGATCACGATAAAGCACTTGATTATTGCCGTAAAGCTGCTTACAAAGGGCATGAACGTGCAAAAGAGATCATTAAAGGTCTTCAAGAAGACGGAAAGATAGTCTTTTAG
- the ribE gene encoding riboflavin synthase — protein sequence MFTGLIREVATVKSFVGSKLCIRAKHKAGLGDSIAINGACLTVVETSHDGFCVELSPESQKLLAIENYKNEVHIEPAMAMGDRFEGHIVQGHVDTIGEVSEVKDNGNSYDVFIKLDKKFIPYIVPKGSITIDGVSLTINEVFADSFRLTIIPHTMKETLFKNYKKGSRVNVETDMFARYIAHIMKHQTSAHDLTWDKVDSITALY from the coding sequence ATGTTCACAGGTCTAATCAGAGAAGTTGCAACTGTTAAAAGTTTTGTAGGAAGCAAGCTGTGCATCCGTGCAAAACACAAAGCCGGACTTGGTGATTCTATTGCGATCAATGGGGCTTGTTTAACGGTAGTTGAAACTTCTCATGACGGCTTTTGTGTAGAACTAAGCCCGGAGAGCCAAAAACTTCTAGCAATCGAAAACTACAAAAACGAAGTACATATAGAACCTGCAATGGCGATGGGTGATCGTTTTGAAGGGCACATTGTTCAAGGGCATGTCGATACGATCGGAGAAGTTTCTGAAGTAAAAGACAATGGAAACTCTTACGATGTTTTCATCAAACTCGACAAAAAGTTCATCCCCTACATCGTTCCAAAAGGCTCGATCACGATCGATGGTGTAAGCCTTACGATCAATGAAGTTTTCGCTGATTCATTTCGTCTGACTATCATTCCACATACGATGAAAGAGACACTCTTTAAAAACTATAAAAAAGGCTCACGTGTAAATGTTGAGACCGATATGTTTGCACGCTATATAGCCCACATCATGAAACACCAAACCTCAGCTCACGATCTTACTTGGGATAAGGTTGATTCCATAACTGCACTTTACTAG
- the recQ gene encoding DNA helicase RecQ: MKQQVLKEFFGHNSFRELQEEGVDAILNGRDLLMILPTGGGKSLVYQLPTMMMNGVTIVISPLIALMQDQVASLHAQDIPAAMFSSAQNFEEIEETIRDLYANKLKFLYLSPERLNNPHTLEILRNININFFVIDEAHCISQWGHEFRDDYRSLGQLKNNFPSTTIAAFTATSTNHVTEDILRELQLKNPLLLKGKIFRKNLFISAQRRISNGQAQLKNFLLNHENESGIIYVSSRKKAEDLSSQLNQAGYKTLPYHAGLPQHIREQNFKLFVNDRVNIMVATIAFGMGIDKADIRFVVHMSLPKSLENYYQEIGRAGRDGENSEVLLLFNAGDIMQHKRYLDEITDERYKEHLGEKIDTIYKYATSELCFHQQLASYFEDSIEECGDRCENCLSDDESRDITKEAQMLLSCIYKTEQTFGKNYIIDVLRGSTEQKLLANKADKLSVYGIGSQLSKKEWFVIVERLLELGIITLGEFQSLKLTNVAVNVLKSLQLVTIKASRLNVLEKQKAKKIEEEFDYDRELFEKLRDKRKELADELDVPAYIIFSDKTLKHLANEMPTNKEEMLEVNGIGLKKYTQYGEEFLEVINS; this comes from the coding sequence ATGAAGCAACAGGTTTTAAAAGAGTTCTTTGGGCATAACAGCTTTAGAGAACTGCAAGAGGAAGGCGTAGATGCCATTCTAAATGGTCGCGATCTCCTTATGATCCTTCCAACAGGCGGGGGAAAAAGTTTAGTCTATCAACTCCCAACTATGATGATGAACGGTGTAACAATTGTTATATCGCCTCTGATCGCACTTATGCAAGATCAGGTCGCTTCACTTCATGCACAAGATATCCCCGCAGCTATGTTTTCATCGGCTCAAAATTTTGAAGAGATTGAAGAGACTATTCGCGATCTCTATGCCAATAAGTTAAAGTTTTTATATCTTTCACCCGAGAGACTGAACAATCCGCACACTTTAGAGATTCTTCGAAATATCAACATCAACTTTTTCGTGATCGATGAAGCGCATTGTATCTCACAGTGGGGACATGAATTTCGTGATGATTACCGCTCTTTAGGACAGTTAAAAAACAACTTTCCCTCCACTACCATTGCGGCTTTTACAGCTACCTCAACCAACCATGTAACAGAGGATATTTTAAGAGAACTGCAACTTAAAAATCCGCTGCTGCTCAAAGGGAAGATCTTTCGTAAAAACCTTTTTATCTCGGCTCAGCGACGGATCTCAAACGGACAGGCTCAGCTAAAAAACTTTCTGCTGAATCATGAGAATGAATCGGGAATCATCTATGTAAGTTCCAGAAAAAAAGCGGAAGATCTAAGCAGCCAGCTCAATCAGGCCGGATATAAAACACTCCCTTACCATGCAGGACTTCCGCAACATATACGGGAGCAGAACTTTAAACTCTTTGTCAATGATCGTGTCAATATTATGGTGGCGACTATTGCATTTGGAATGGGGATCGATAAAGCCGACATTCGCTTTGTAGTGCATATGAGTCTGCCGAAATCTCTGGAGAACTACTACCAGGAGATAGGACGTGCAGGACGTGATGGGGAAAACTCGGAAGTATTACTGCTGTTTAATGCCGGTGACATTATGCAACATAAACGCTATCTTGATGAGATAACCGATGAGAGATATAAAGAACACCTCGGCGAAAAGATAGATACTATCTACAAGTACGCAACGAGTGAGCTTTGTTTCCATCAACAACTCGCCTCTTACTTTGAAGACTCGATCGAGGAGTGCGGCGATCGCTGTGAAAACTGTTTGAGTGATGATGAAAGCCGAGACATAACAAAAGAGGCACAGATGCTTCTTAGCTGTATCTACAAAACCGAGCAGACATTTGGAAAAAACTACATCATCGATGTACTTCGCGGTTCAACAGAGCAGAAGCTTTTAGCCAATAAAGCTGATAAACTCTCGGTTTACGGCATCGGCTCACAACTCAGCAAAAAAGAGTGGTTTGTGATCGTGGAGCGCCTTTTAGAGCTTGGTATTATCACCCTTGGGGAGTTTCAATCACTTAAACTGACAAATGTAGCCGTCAATGTATTAAAGTCGCTTCAACTCGTAACAATCAAAGCCTCACGACTCAATGTACTTGAGAAACAAAAAGCGAAGAAGATTGAAGAGGAGTTTGACTACGATCGGGAATTGTTTGAAAAACTTCGAGACAAAAGAAAAGAGTTGGCTGATGAACTTGATGTCCCTGCATATATCATCTTCAGTGACAAAACACTAAAACATCTGGCAAACGAGATGCCTACAAATAAAGAGGAGATGCTTGAAGTAAACGGAATCGGGCTGAAAAAATACACCCAATACGGAGAAGAGTTCTTAGAGGTGATTAACTCCTAA
- a CDS encoding tRNA (5-methylaminomethyl-2-thiouridine)(34)-methyltransferase MnmD, with translation MGIFNDDNHQLVLSEDGSYTAYSKEYDEHYHSTKDGALKESFKKHIIPAFELLKEKKELHILDICFGLGFNTLVTLLYHQQNNLESKLFIYSPELDKELVHSLKNFTYPEEFEPFKEIIVKLSETGKYEDENFCIEVFLGDAREYVKKFENRFDIVYQDAFSPSTNPFLWTQEYFADIAKAMKKDGVLTTYSMALKTRLALYRNGFNIYINSGEDFRDATLASLSELRGYEKVDMEHKIKCNPDVEPLRD, from the coding sequence ATGGGTATATTTAATGATGACAATCATCAATTAGTTTTAAGTGAGGATGGAAGTTATACGGCATATTCTAAAGAGTATGATGAACACTATCACTCTACTAAAGACGGAGCACTCAAAGAGAGTTTTAAAAAGCATATTATTCCCGCTTTTGAGCTTTTAAAAGAGAAAAAAGAACTCCATATCTTAGATATCTGTTTCGGGCTTGGATTCAACACTTTGGTAACACTTTTATACCATCAACAAAACAATTTAGAATCAAAACTTTTTATCTATTCTCCCGAGTTAGATAAAGAGCTTGTACACTCTTTGAAAAACTTTACCTATCCGGAAGAGTTTGAGCCTTTTAAAGAGATCATTGTCAAGTTAAGTGAAACCGGAAAGTATGAAGATGAAAACTTTTGTATAGAGGTGTTTTTAGGAGATGCCAGAGAGTATGTGAAAAAATTTGAAAACAGATTTGACATAGTGTACCAAGATGCTTTTAGTCCATCAACAAACCCTTTTCTTTGGACACAGGAGTATTTTGCAGATATTGCAAAAGCGATGAAGAAAGATGGGGTTTTAACTACCTATTCAATGGCTTTAAAAACACGTTTAGCTCTTTACAGAAACGGTTTTAATATCTATATAAACAGCGGTGAAGATTTTAGGGATGCAACACTTGCCTCTCTATCCGAGCTCAGAGGGTATGAGAAAGTGGATATGGAACATAAAATTAAATGCAACCCGGATGTTGAACCTTTAAGAGACTAG